The bacterium region ACACCTCGCGCCGTCGCGGCGCTCGACGGCATGAACCTGCTGGACCGTCTGCGTCCGCTCGGCCACGCGGTCGGCGACATCGTGGTCACCGCGCCAGGCGGGGGACGCGTGGCGGCCGCCGTGCCGGGCGGCACGGGCGCGGGCCGTCCGCCGATGCTGGTCGTACCGCGGATTCACCTCGACGACGCGGTTCGAACGCGCGCGGTGGAGGCGGGGGCCTCGTTCGAGGGTGGCGCCGAGGTCGAGGACATCCGTCGTGAGAACGGTCTCGTCGCGGTCCGCGCGTTGCGCGCCGGCCGGCGCGCAACGTACAGCGCGCGTCTTGCGATCGTTGCGACCGGCGCGTCGCTCGTGTTGCCGCAGCGGCTGCGGGCGCTGCGGCGTCCGCCGGTGATGATGCTGGCCGCGCGCTCGTACGTGCCGGCGCCGTCCGCGGACGCCTCCTCGCGGATCGAAATCCGGTTCGCGGGGGTGCCGCTGCCCGGGTACGGATGGATCTTCCCGATTTCCAGTTCGGCCGTGAACGCCGGCGTGGGATTTTACCCGCGCGGCCGGGGCCCGGCGCCTTCGGCGCGCGAGGTCTGCCGGCGGTTCGTGGGGGCGATCGACGCGCGCGCCGGCCGGGACCGCGGCGGACCGTACCCGATCCGCAGCTACCCGCTTCGCGTGGACTTCCCGGCGTCGCGGGTCCACGCGGACGGCGTGCTCTTCGCCGGCGAGGCCGCCGGTCTCGTGAACCCGCTCACCGGCGAGGGGATCGACTACGCGCTCGAGTCGGGGCGCATCGCCGCGGATCACGCCGCGGCGTTTCTTGCGGACCGCGACCGGTCATCCCGCGGATTCGCCGCCGCCGCCTCCGCCTACGAGCGCGCGCTCCGCGACCGGTTCGAGCGTCTCTTTGCCGTCTGCCGGATCCTCCGCGACACGGCCGCGCGGCCCGCGCTGCTCAACCGGCTGGTGGGGATCGCGGGCCGCCGCGACGATCTCACGATGGGGCTCGTGAACCTTGTGCTGGGCAATCGCGAACCGCTCGCCGCGGGATCGATCCGCGCGAGGCTGGGACGCCTGCTGCTGGCGCGGTAGGCTAGGGCAGGTGCAGTATCCGGCGCGCGTTGCCCTCGAAGATCGCGTGTGTGTCCTCGTCGGAAATTTCGAGGTCCCTGAAGATCTGCTGCTGCTCGCGCAGGATCTTTTCGCGGTACTCGCCGGGCGCGGTGGAGTCCGTGCCGAAGAGGATACGCCGCGGCCCGAACGCTCGGAGGAGATCCCGGAAGACCTGATCGAGCCCGGGCGCGCCCGGCGTGTACTCCCGCCAGTTGTTCGTCCCCGACGTGTCCGTCCAGATGTTCTCCGTGTGATACGCGAGGAACAGCGCCTCGCGCAGGAAGCCGGCGCCGCAGTGCGCGATGCCGAAGGTGATCTCCGGGAAGTCGCGCGCGACGCTCGAGAGCGGCAGCGGATTCGCGTAGGTCAGGTCGTAGATCGGCGCGACCGTGATTCCGAAGTGATAGAGGACGGGCAGACCCTGCGCCGCCGCGGCTTCGTAGACCGGATAGACGGCCCGGTCGCTGGCCTGAAAGCGCTGGACCGGCGGATAGAGCTTGAGTCCGCGCAGGCCCCACGCGCCGAAGCGCGCCACGGTCGCGGCCGCATCCGGCGCCGTGGGATCGACGACGCTGCCCCAGGCTTGGAAGCGGTCCGGGGCGAGCCGCACGAACTCGGCGAGCTCTTCGTTGCCCTCGCCGATCGCGATGAACACGCCGGTGCCGATGCCGGCTTTGTCGAACACCGCCTTCCACCTCGCGGCGTGCTCGGCGATGCTCACGCCCTCGAGGCCATCGAACCGGCGCGCGACGCGCCCGGATTGCCCCGCGAAGAACTCGCGCGCCTGCGGCCGCAGCGGCCACGGGCGCGCGCGCAGACGCTGAAACATCGAGGCGGTCGCAAGGTGCAGGTGCGCGTCGGTGATGGGCGTGGCGGACTCCTCCTGTGCTCAGCGCGCCGGGAGCCGCGGATCCGGCGGGGGCTCGCCCGGGTTCGTGCTCGAGAACGTTCGGCGGCGCGCCGTCGCTTTCTTAGTCGCTTCCATCAATATACGTCTACGTCACGGAGCGCGTGCCCGCGCGACTTCTTGGATCGATCTTCACGCTCTCTTCACAGTCCGGGGGCATAATCGACGGTGGCAGCGGGGGCGAATCGCATGAATCATTCGAACGCCCGTCGGCTACTATCGTTGGACGCGTTTCGCGGCGCCGTGATTGCCGGGATGCTCGTCGTCAACAACGTGCCCTGGACGAGCGCGACGCCGCGCCAGTTGATGCACGCCCCGTGGGGCCAGGGTGTCACGTTCACCGACATGATTCTGCCGTGGTTCGTGCTCGCCATGGGCGTCGCGGTACCGCAGAGCCACGCCGCGCGCGGCGCGGCCTGGCTGCGGATCTGGCGGGTCGTCCGGCGCGCGGTGCTGCTGGCCGGCCTCGGCGTCCTGCTCAATTCGCTCGAAGTCCACCGGTTCGTCCTGAACATCGACGTCCTGCAGTTGATCGGACTCGCGTATCTCGTCGCGGCGGCGTTCGGCGGACTGCCGATGCTCGCGCGCCTCGCGGCGGCCGCGGTCCTGCTCGGCGCGCACGCGGCGCTGCTGGCGTTCGTGCCGGCGCCCGGCGCGGCGGCGGGCAGTCTCCTCCAGGGCCACAACATCGTGCAGTACCTCAACGACGCGTATCTCGCCCATTACCACCTTGCGGGCCTGCTGTCCGTCGCGCCCGCGGCCGCGCTCGCGTTGATCGGTGGGGCGGCCGGCGAGATGCTGCGGCGCGGCGTGCTGTCGGGGCGGGAGGACGAGTCGCGGGCGATCCATCCGGCGGCGGCCGCGGCCGCGGTCGGTCTCGGCGGGCTCGCGCTCGCCGGCGCCGGCTGGGCGTGGGGCGGCGTGTTGCCGCTCAGCAAGCCGCTGTGGACGGCGTCGTACGCGCTGCTGGCCGGCGGCTTCGGGCTCGCGCTGCTGGCGGCGTTCTACGCGCTTGCGGACCTCGCGGGCTGGCGCGCCGTCGCCGCGCCGCTCGCGGTCCTCGGCGTGAACGCGATCGTCGCGTACGTGGCGCCGATTCTCTTCAAGGTGCTGGTGCTCGACGCGCTGCACGCGCACACGGCCGCGGGCGCCTTCGTCTCGCTGGAGTCCGCGATCATCGCCTCGCTCGTGGACCGGCTCGGAACCGTGCCGGCGCTCTGGCTCTACACCGGCGCGTACGTGGTCGTGTGGTGGCTTGGGCTGGTGCCCCTGTACCGCGCCCGAATCTTCGTTCGCGTCTAGCGCGTCCGCGCTCCCGTTAGGATAAAATAGAACAAGCATGCGACCGCGAGCGCTCCGGCTCCGCGCGGCCGTTCCGGCCGCGCTTCTCGTCGTCCTGTTCGCGACGTTCCCGCCCCCGCTGCGCGGGGCCACGCCCGCAGTAGACGTTCCGGGCGCGACCGCGGCCGCCCCGCCGCCGTCTGCCGCTCGGAGTCCCGTCGCGTCGCTGCGGCTGATCGTGCGCACGGGCGACCGCGCCCCGGACGGCGGCACCTACACCAAGCTCGCCGACCCGGCGCTCAACGACGCGGGCGACCTTGCCTTCGGCGCCGAGACCACCGCGCAGGAGAGCGCGCAGGCGCTGTTTCTCCGGCACGCCGGGCGCACGACGACGCTCGTGGCAGCCGGACGGCTCGCCGCAACGGGCGGTACCTTCGCCACGTTCAGCGACGTCGTCCTCAACAACAAGGGCACCGCCATCTTCCTCGGCCGGACGACGGCCCGCGATGCCCGTCTGGGAATCTACGCGGTGCGGAACGGCGTGCTCGCGCCGGTCGTGATCACGGGGCAGCCGGCGCCGAGCGGCGGCGTCTTCACAGACTTTGCGAACGCGACGATCAACGACGACGGGGTGATCGCCTTCGTCGGGCGGACCAACGGGACCGGCACGGAAGGCATCTACACGAGCAGCGGCGGGAAAACAACGGCGCGCGTGATGGGCGGCTGGCCTGCGCCGACGGGTGGGCTGTTCCTGTTCTTCCTCGACGGCAGTCCGGCGCTCAACGACCGCGGCCAGATCGCCTTCGTGGCGGCGACCACCGAACACGCGACCCAGGGCGTGTACGTGCTGACCGGCGACCGCGTGGTGCCGGTCGTCACCACCGACGACCTGGCGCCGGTCGGCGCACGCTTTACCGAGTTCGGCTTCGTCAACCTGACCCGCGACGGGACGGTCGGCTTCGTCGGGCGGTCGGCGCGGGGCGCGGTGCACGAGGCGCTCTACGCGACGGGACGCGAGGCGCTCGTGACGCTCGCGCGCGTGGGCGACACGGCCGACGACGGGGTGCCGTTCCCGACCTTCACGAACGTCCTGATGAACAGCGCGGAGGACACCGTGTTTGAACCCGGCATCGTGCGCTTCCCCGACGTATACCCGCACACGATCTATCTCGCCCGCCGCTCCGGGGTTGCCGTGATCGCCCGGGAAGGCGAAGCCGCGCCCGGCGGGGCCAAGTTCACCGCGTTCAGCCAGGCGATCATCAATGACCACCGGCAGGTGGCGTTCGTCGCGGAGACCGACGACGGCCGGCACGGCATCTACCTCATGACGCTTCGATGAGCGCCGAGCCTTCCCCGGGCGCGAGTCCCGTCACCGCTTCGGAGGGCCTCGCCGCGCTGGCGGCGCTCTGGGCCGTGCAGCAGGCCGATCGGCAGCTCGCGGCGCTGCGGGCCGAGCGCGCCGAACTGGACGACGGGACGGCGCTGCGGGAGGAAACCGAGACCGCCCGGGCCGCGGCGCAGGACGCGGCGGACCGGTTGCACGCCGCGCTGGCCACGCAGCGCGATCAGGAGCTGCGGCTGGCGACGACCGAATCGAAGCAGAAGAAGGCCGAAGGCGATCTGTACGGCGGCCGCGTCTCCAATCCGAAAGAGCTGGCCGGCCTGGAAGAAGAGATCGGCGTGCTCGCCAAGGCCCGCGACCATCTGCAGGACAGTATTCTCGGCCTCTTCGACGAGGTCGAGCGGCTCAGAGGCGAGGAGGCGGAACGCGGGGCCGCGGCCCGCGCGCTCGACGAGCGGCTCGCCGCGCACCTGGCGGCCTTCGAGCGGGAGCGCGCTCGGACCGACGCGGGGATCGCCGCGAAGGAAGCGGAGCGGGCCGGCCTCGCGGCGGCGGTCGACGCGCGGCTCCTCAAGAAGTACGAAAGCATCGCAGCCCAGGAGGGCGGCATCGGAATGGTCGCGATCGCGGGGGGATTCTGCGGAGGCTGCCACAACGACGTGCCGGCGCGATTCGTCTCGCGGGTGCGCGCCGGCGACGTGGTCACCTGCGAGCGCTGCCACCGGATTCTGTATCTCGACGGTCCGCAGTGACGGCCGGCCGCCGGCGGTCGGGCGCCCGGGGCGCCGTGGGCTCCCGCCGGGGGGCGGCGGGTCCGCTGTCTACCGTGACGATCTGCATTGACGGCGCGTCGCGCGGCAACCCGGGCGACGCGGCGATCGGCGTGCTGGTGCTGGCGGATCACTCGATGGTGCGGGAGATCGCCGAGCGTATCGGCGTCGCGACCAACAACGTCGCGGAGTACAAGGCGCTGCTCCGGGGACTCGACGAGGCCGCCGCGCTCGGCGCTACCACCGTGCACATCCAGAGCGACAGCGAGCTGCTCGTCCGCCAGGTTCAGGGCAAATACAAGGTCCGTAACGAAGCCCTCATCCCGCTGTACCGCGAAGCGCTGGCCCGCCTGCGCCGCTTCGGCCACGTGCACATCTTCCACGTGCCGCGCACCCGCAACGCGGGCGCGGACGGCCTCGCGAACCGGGCGCTGGATACCCTGGTGCGTCCGTCCTGACCCGCGGTGACTGGCGGTCACCAACGGGCCGGGCGGCTTACCGCGCGACGGCGTGGCAACACGCACGCCCGGGCGCGGGACGCTTTCACCGGTTGAAGGCCCCCTCGCACCCGTGTTACCATTGCCATCGGGAGCAGGCTAGGCGGCCGCGAGCAGCACATCGCTCGAGGAAAGTCCGGGCTCCATAGGGCAGGGTGCTGGGTAACGCCCAGTGGGGGCGACCCCGAGGAGAGTGCCACAGAAACATACCGCCGCCGCGCGAAGCGATTCGCGTGGCGGCAAGGGTGCAAGGGTGCGGTAAGAGCGCACCAGCGGCCGGGCGACCGGCCGGCTCGGCAAACCCCACCCGGAGCAAGGTCACGTAGGGGGAGATGAGGCGGCCCGCCGATCCCCGGGTAGACTGCTGGAGGCGCCGGGCAACCGGCGCCCTAGAGAGATGGCCGCCCTCGACAGAACCCGGCTTATCGGCCTGCTCCCGTTTCCGATGCTTCGTTTCGCCAACGCAGCCGCACGTACCATTCAACACGCCGCTGGACGCGGGAAGGATAGGTGTCCGATGAAAGGACTCCAGTTCGCCGCCGAGTGGTCGCCGAGGCCCGACTATCGCGTGTCCGAATTCGAAGAACGCACCGGTAAGGCCGTGACCGGCTCCAGCGTCTGGCGGCACCCCCAACTGGGTCTCGTCGACGTCGTCGAACCGAGGCTGGGCCCCTGGGACGTGCGGCTGCGGCCGCGCGCGTGCGGCGTCTGCGGCTCCGACGTGCACTTCCTCGAGACCGACAAGGACGGCTACATCCTCTACCCCGGCCTGACGAAGTTTCCGGTCGTGATCGGTCATGAGTTCAGCGGCCAGGTCGTCGAGACCGGCGCCGAGGTGAAGGACCTCCGCGCCGGCGACCTCGTCACGGTCGAGGAGATGATCTGGTGCGGCCACTGCGTTCCATGCCGCAACGGCTGGCCGAACCAGTGCGAAAACCTCGAGGAGATCGGCTTCACGATCAACGGCGCGATGGCGGACCAGCTTGTCGTCGGCGCCAAGTACTGCTGGCCGCTCACCGCGCTCGCGGAGGCGTACGGCGGAGAAGACGCGGCCGCGGAAGCCGGGGCGATGTGCGAGCCGACGAGCGTGGCCTACAACGGCATGTTCGTGCGCGGCGAGGGGTTCAAGCCGGGCGGCGTCGTCGCCGTATTCGGCACGGGGCCGATCGGGTTTGCCGCGATCGCGCTCGCGCGCGCGGCGGGGGCGAGCCGGGTTATCGCGTTTGAAGTGAGCCCGACGCGCCAGGCCCTCGCGCGGAAGGTCGGGGCCGACGAGGTACACAGTCCCGTGGACCTTGATGCGGCCGGCTCGAGCCCGCACGAGGCCATTCTCGCGGCCAGCGGCGGCCGCGGCGCCGACATGATGGTGGAGGCCGCGGGGGCGCCGACGCGGACGGTGCCGGAGATGGAGCAGGCGCTCGCGATCGGCGGGCGGATCGTCATCATCGGCCGGGCGGCGGAGCGCGCGCCCATGTACCTCGAGCACCTGCAGACCCACGCTTCGCAGGTCTTCGGGGCGCAGGGCCACTCCGGCTACGGGACCTTCCAGAACGTGATCCGCTTGATGGCCTCCGGCCGCATCGATCTGCGGCCGATCATCACGAGCCGGTTTCCGCTCGCCGAGGCGCGCGATGCGGTGCTGCGAGCCAGCAAGCGCCAGGACGGCAAAGTGATGGTCCGGATCTGAGGCCCTACCGGCTGCTCGTAACCGACGTCGACGGCACGCTCGTTCCGGAGAACAAGATCGTGCCGGCGGGCGTGATCGAGGCGATCCATCGGGCGCAGGACCGGGGCGTCAAAGTCTGCCTCGCCACCGGGCGCCCTTGGCAGGCGACGGAGCCCTTTGTGGAGGCGGTGCGCGCCGACACACCGGTCATACTCTACAACGGCGGGCTGATCTACGATTTTGCGCACAACCGCGTGCTCTCGCGCACGGCGGTGCCGCAGGCGACGGCCCGGGCGGTGCTGCCGGTACTGCGCCGGTTTTCCAATACCTCGCCGCTGCTGTTTCTCCACGGCGAGGTCTACGCGGAGCGGATCACGCCGCTCACGAGGCTGTACGAACATCGGGACCGGCCGCTCGTGATTCTCGAGATAGACAGCTTCCAGCGCCTGCTCGACGAGTCGCCGGACGAGGATCCGCTCAAGATGCTGGTCATCGGCGAGCCGCCGGACCTCAAAGCGCTCGACGAAGCGCTCGGTACCCTGCCCGTGCCGGTCAACCGCGTATTCTCCCAGAAGGACTATCTCGAGATTCTGCCGCAGGGCAACAACAAGGGGCGCGCGCTGCCGGTGCTGGCCCAGGCGGCCGGTGTGACGCTCGCCGAGACCGTCGCAGTCGGCGACGCGCACAACGATCTCGCGATGATCCAGGCCGCCGGGCTCGGCGTCGCGGTGGAGACGAGCCCGCCGGACGTCGTCGCCGCGGCCGCGTGGACGTGCCCGCCGCCGGAGCAGGAAGGCCTGCGCGTCGTGATCGACCGGCTGCTCTTCAACGAAGGGTAGGGTCGCGGATGAGCCGAGGCATCGCCGTTTTCGCCGGTATTCAGGCCGACGCCATCCGGGCGATCGCCCGCGAGGCCGAGGCGGCCGGCTACGGGTCGTTCTGGGTCAACCATCCGCCGGCGGCCGACGGGCTCGCGGCCCTCGGCCGGGCGGTCCGCGAGACGCGCCGCGCGGAGTTGGGCGTCGGCGTGATCCCGCTGCAGAGCCGCGCGCCCGCGAGCATCATCGAGGGCGTGCGCGCGAACGCGCTGCCGCTCGACCGGCTGGTGCTCGGGGTCGGGAGCGCCAATCCCGGCGCGCTGCCCCGGATGCGGGACGGGGTCGCGGCGCTGCGGGGTGCGCTCTCGTGCCGGATCTACGCCGGGGCCCTCGGCCCGAAGATGTGCCGCCTCACGGGCGAGCTGTTCGACGGCGTGCTGCTCAACTGGCTGACCCCGGCGTATGCGCGCCGGTCCGCGGAGTGGGTGCGCGCCGGGGCCGCCGAGGCGGGGCGCCGGGCGCCTCGCCTCGCGGCCTACGTGCGGGTGGCGATCGGCCGGGCCGCGCGCGAGCGCCTTGCCGGCGAGGCGAAGCGGTACGGGGCGATCCCGGCGTACGCGGACAACTTCGCGCGGATGGGGGTCGCGCCGATCGAAACCTGCATCGCGGTGGACGACCCCGCCGCGGTGCCGTCCGCCCTCGCGGCCTGGAATGGCGCTGTCGACGACGTCGTTATCCGGGTGATTCCCGCCTCCGACACCGCGGAGGACCACCTCGTGGTGGTGCGCGCGGCGAAGCCGAACTAATCCGGGCGGCCGTCCCGTTGGGGGACCGATGCCTGAACTTCCGTTCGTCACCACGGTCGTAGAAAACCTCGCGCCGCTCGTTCGGGGGCGGACCGTCGACGAGGTGGTCGTCCGCGGCGTGTCGGTGCTGAAGACGTTCGATCCATCGATCGCCGATCTGCGCGGCCGCCGGGTGCTCGGCGTGCGCCGGCGAGGCAAGTTGCTCGTGCTCGACTTCACCGGCGATCTCGTCCTCGTGATCCATCTCCGGCGCAACGGACGGCTCAAGGCGGTCCCGCGCGGGACGGGCCGCACCGCCCGGGACCTCGCGTTCGTGCTGGTGCTCGACCGCGGGCCCGACATCCAGATGATCGAGATCGGCTCTAAGAAGGCCGCGTCGGTCTGGCTGTATTCCGCCGGGCGCCTCGCCGAGGCGGAGCCCCTGCTCGGCCTCGGCATCGAGCCGCTCTCTCCCGAGTTCACGGCGGACGCGCTCGCGCGGGCGCTGCGGGGCGCGCGGATGCGGCTGAAAGCCTTCCTCGTCACCCAGCGGTACGTCGTCGGCATTGGCAACACGTACGCGGACGAGATCCTGTGGGAGGCGCGTCTCTCGCCGCAGGCGATGACGACGTCGCTCGACGAGGGCGAGATCGGGAGGCTGCACGACGCGATCGCCTCGACACTCCGGCGCGGGATAGAGGTCCACCGCGGCGCGGCCGCGGGCGGCCTGCCGATGAAGGAGCCCCTCGAAGGGCTCGCCGTCCACCGTAAAGGCGGCGAGCCGTGCCCGCGCTGCGGCGCCCGGGTCGCCGTCATCTACTACGAGGACCGGGAGACCTACTACTGTCCCGTCTGTCAGGCAGCAGGGAAAGTCTACGCCGACCGGCGGAGATCGAGATTACTTCGTTAACGGGGAGGCGGTGCGTGTGCGATACAAGTACCTGATCGTCGGCGGCGGGATGACCGCGGACGCGGCGATCGACGGCATACGGCAGATCGATCCGTCGGGCTCCATCGCGATCGTCGGATCCGAGCCGCACCCCCCCTACGATCGCCCGCCGCTCACCAAAGCGCTCTGGAAGGGACGCCCGCTCGACAGCGTCTGGCGCAAGACCAACAGGGCCGGCGCGGACCTGAAACTCGGCCGGACGATCACCGGTCTCGACCTGCGCCGGAAGCAGGCGGCGGACGATCAGGGAACGGTTTACGAGTGGGACAAGCTCCTGTTCGCGACCGGCGGCACGCCCCGGCGGCTCGACGCCCCTGACGGTGATCGCGTCCTCTACTACCGGACGCTCGACGACTATACGCGGCTCCGCGCGCTCACCGAGCGGGGGGAGCGGTTTGCCGTCATCGGGGCCGGGTTCATCGGGTCGGAGATCGCGGCCGCGCTCGCGATGAACAACAAGCGCGTCACCCTGCTCTTTCCCGGCGAGGGCATCGGAGGGCGCGTCTATCCGCGGGAGCTGTCGCAATTCCTGAACGGCTACTACCGGGACAAAGGCGTCGACCTGCAGCCGGGACAGCGCGTCGCGGCGATCGAAGCGGCGGGAGACAAGACCCGCGTGCGCACGCTGGGCGGGATGGACGTGACCGTCGACGGCGTCGTCGCCGGGCTCGGTATCGAGCCGAACATCGGGTTGGCGCGGTCGGCCGGGCTGGAGACCACCGATGGCGTGGCCGTGGACGAGATGCTCCGGGCCGGCCACCCGGACGTGTACGCCGCGGGCGATGTCGCGCTCTTCTACAACCCGGCGCTCGGCCGGCGCATCCGCGTCGAGCACGAAGACAACGCGAACACGATGGGCAAGGCGGCGGGGCGAAACATGGCCGGCGAAGCGGAGCCGTACCATCATCTGCCGTTCTTCTATTCCGACCTGTTCGACCTCGGATACGAGGCGGTGGGGGATCTCGATTCTCGCTTCGAGACGGTGGTCGACTGGAAGAAGCCGCACCAGGAAGGCGTCGTGTACTACCTGGGGGACGGCCGGGTTCGTGGAGTGCTCCTGTGGAACACCTGGAACCAGGTCGACGCGGCGCGGCGCCTGATCGCCGAACGCGGTCCGTTCCGGCCGGCCGATCTCAAGGGCCGGCTGCCGGAGACCGCATGAGCGGTGCCCCGCCGGGCGGCACGCAGTCGAGCGCCGCCCGGTCGGCGGTCGGGCGCGACGTGGTCGTCGACCGCCTCCTCACCGCGTGGCGCGGTGAGATCCAGGCCCGCATGGCCTATGAGCTGCTGGCCGCGCGCGAACGAGATCCGAACCGCGCGAAGATTCTGCGACGAATGGCCGATGCGGAGCGCGGGCACCGCGCGCGCCTGGAAGCGCGGCTGACTGAACTCGGCGCCGCCGTGCCCGA contains the following coding sequences:
- a CDS encoding geranylgeranyl reductase family protein, encoding MNGAAPAEHDVIVVGAGPAGSAAAYALASGGVRVLLLDKALFPREKVCGDGLTPRAVAALDGMNLLDRLRPLGHAVGDIVVTAPGGGRVAAAVPGGTGAGRPPMLVVPRIHLDDAVRTRAVEAGASFEGGAEVEDIRRENGLVAVRALRAGRRATYSARLAIVATGASLVLPQRLRALRRPPVMMLAARSYVPAPSADASSRIEIRFAGVPLPGYGWIFPISSSAVNAGVGFYPRGRGPAPSAREVCRRFVGAIDARAGRDRGGPYPIRSYPLRVDFPASRVHADGVLFAGEAAGLVNPLTGEGIDYALESGRIAADHAAAFLADRDRSSRGFAAAASAYERALRDRFERLFAVCRILRDTAARPALLNRLVGIAGRRDDLTMGLVNLVLGNREPLAAGSIRARLGRLLLAR
- a CDS encoding amidohydrolase family protein, with product MTDAHLHLATASMFQRLRARPWPLRPQAREFFAGQSGRVARRFDGLEGVSIAEHAARWKAVFDKAGIGTGVFIAIGEGNEELAEFVRLAPDRFQAWGSVVDPTAPDAAATVARFGAWGLRGLKLYPPVQRFQASDRAVYPVYEAAAAQGLPVLYHFGITVAPIYDLTYANPLPLSSVARDFPEITFGIAHCGAGFLREALFLAYHTENIWTDTSGTNNWREYTPGAPGLDQVFRDLLRAFGPRRILFGTDSTAPGEYREKILREQQQIFRDLEISDEDTHAIFEGNARRILHLP
- a CDS encoding heparan-alpha-glucosaminide N-acetyltransferase domain-containing protein, whose translation is MDAFRGAVIAGMLVVNNVPWTSATPRQLMHAPWGQGVTFTDMILPWFVLAMGVAVPQSHAARGAAWLRIWRVVRRAVLLAGLGVLLNSLEVHRFVLNIDVLQLIGLAYLVAAAFGGLPMLARLAAAAVLLGAHAALLAFVPAPGAAAGSLLQGHNIVQYLNDAYLAHYHLAGLLSVAPAAALALIGGAAGEMLRRGVLSGREDESRAIHPAAAAAAVGLGGLALAGAGWAWGGVLPLSKPLWTASYALLAGGFGLALLAAFYALADLAGWRAVAAPLAVLGVNAIVAYVAPILFKVLVLDALHAHTAAGAFVSLESAIIASLVDRLGTVPALWLYTGAYVVVWWLGLVPLYRARIFVRV
- a CDS encoding choice-of-anchor tandem repeat NxxGxxAF-containing protein, giving the protein MRPRALRLRAAVPAALLVVLFATFPPPLRGATPAVDVPGATAAAPPPSAARSPVASLRLIVRTGDRAPDGGTYTKLADPALNDAGDLAFGAETTAQESAQALFLRHAGRTTTLVAAGRLAATGGTFATFSDVVLNNKGTAIFLGRTTARDARLGIYAVRNGVLAPVVITGQPAPSGGVFTDFANATINDDGVIAFVGRTNGTGTEGIYTSSGGKTTARVMGGWPAPTGGLFLFFLDGSPALNDRGQIAFVAATTEHATQGVYVLTGDRVVPVVTTDDLAPVGARFTEFGFVNLTRDGTVGFVGRSARGAVHEALYATGREALVTLARVGDTADDGVPFPTFTNVLMNSAEDTVFEPGIVRFPDVYPHTIYLARRSGVAVIAREGEAAPGGAKFTAFSQAIINDHRQVAFVAETDDGRHGIYLMTLR
- a CDS encoding C4-type zinc ribbon domain-containing protein — encoded protein: MSAEPSPGASPVTASEGLAALAALWAVQQADRQLAALRAERAELDDGTALREETETARAAAQDAADRLHAALATQRDQELRLATTESKQKKAEGDLYGGRVSNPKELAGLEEEIGVLAKARDHLQDSILGLFDEVERLRGEEAERGAAARALDERLAAHLAAFERERARTDAGIAAKEAERAGLAAAVDARLLKKYESIAAQEGGIGMVAIAGGFCGGCHNDVPARFVSRVRAGDVVTCERCHRILYLDGPQ
- a CDS encoding ribonuclease HI family protein; translation: MTAGRRRSGARGAVGSRRGAAGPLSTVTICIDGASRGNPGDAAIGVLVLADHSMVREIAERIGVATNNVAEYKALLRGLDEAAALGATTVHIQSDSELLVRQVQGKYKVRNEALIPLYREALARLRRFGHVHIFHVPRTRNAGADGLANRALDTLVRPS
- the iolM gene encoding scyllo-inosose 3-dehydrogenase, which produces MKGLQFAAEWSPRPDYRVSEFEERTGKAVTGSSVWRHPQLGLVDVVEPRLGPWDVRLRPRACGVCGSDVHFLETDKDGYILYPGLTKFPVVIGHEFSGQVVETGAEVKDLRAGDLVTVEEMIWCGHCVPCRNGWPNQCENLEEIGFTINGAMADQLVVGAKYCWPLTALAEAYGGEDAAAEAGAMCEPTSVAYNGMFVRGEGFKPGGVVAVFGTGPIGFAAIALARAAGASRVIAFEVSPTRQALARKVGADEVHSPVDLDAAGSSPHEAILAASGGRGADMMVEAAGAPTRTVPEMEQALAIGGRIVIIGRAAERAPMYLEHLQTHASQVFGAQGHSGYGTFQNVIRLMASGRIDLRPIITSRFPLAEARDAVLRASKRQDGKVMVRI
- a CDS encoding Cof-type HAD-IIB family hydrolase — its product is MLVTDVDGTLVPENKIVPAGVIEAIHRAQDRGVKVCLATGRPWQATEPFVEAVRADTPVILYNGGLIYDFAHNRVLSRTAVPQATARAVLPVLRRFSNTSPLLFLHGEVYAERITPLTRLYEHRDRPLVILEIDSFQRLLDESPDEDPLKMLVIGEPPDLKALDEALGTLPVPVNRVFSQKDYLEILPQGNNKGRALPVLAQAAGVTLAETVAVGDAHNDLAMIQAAGLGVAVETSPPDVVAAAAWTCPPPEQEGLRVVIDRLLFNEG
- a CDS encoding LLM class flavin-dependent oxidoreductase, translating into MSRGIAVFAGIQADAIRAIAREAEAAGYGSFWVNHPPAADGLAALGRAVRETRRAELGVGVIPLQSRAPASIIEGVRANALPLDRLVLGVGSANPGALPRMRDGVAALRGALSCRIYAGALGPKMCRLTGELFDGVLLNWLTPAYARRSAEWVRAGAAEAGRRAPRLAAYVRVAIGRAARERLAGEAKRYGAIPAYADNFARMGVAPIETCIAVDDPAAVPSALAAWNGAVDDVVIRVIPASDTAEDHLVVVRAAKPN
- a CDS encoding DNA-formamidopyrimidine glycosylase family protein, translated to MPELPFVTTVVENLAPLVRGRTVDEVVVRGVSVLKTFDPSIADLRGRRVLGVRRRGKLLVLDFTGDLVLVIHLRRNGRLKAVPRGTGRTARDLAFVLVLDRGPDIQMIEIGSKKAASVWLYSAGRLAEAEPLLGLGIEPLSPEFTADALARALRGARMRLKAFLVTQRYVVGIGNTYADEILWEARLSPQAMTTSLDEGEIGRLHDAIASTLRRGIEVHRGAAAGGLPMKEPLEGLAVHRKGGEPCPRCGARVAVIYYEDRETYYCPVCQAAGKVYADRRRSRLLR
- a CDS encoding FAD/NAD(P)-binding oxidoreductase — its product is MRVRYKYLIVGGGMTADAAIDGIRQIDPSGSIAIVGSEPHPPYDRPPLTKALWKGRPLDSVWRKTNRAGADLKLGRTITGLDLRRKQAADDQGTVYEWDKLLFATGGTPRRLDAPDGDRVLYYRTLDDYTRLRALTERGERFAVIGAGFIGSEIAAALAMNNKRVTLLFPGEGIGGRVYPRELSQFLNGYYRDKGVDLQPGQRVAAIEAAGDKTRVRTLGGMDVTVDGVVAGLGIEPNIGLARSAGLETTDGVAVDEMLRAGHPDVYAAGDVALFYNPALGRRIRVEHEDNANTMGKAAGRNMAGEAEPYHHLPFFYSDLFDLGYEAVGDLDSRFETVVDWKKPHQEGVVYYLGDGRVRGVLLWNTWNQVDAARRLIAERGPFRPADLKGRLPETA